One window of the Xiphophorus couchianus chromosome 12, X_couchianus-1.0, whole genome shotgun sequence genome contains the following:
- the marveld2b gene encoding MARVEL domain-containing protein 2b isoform X2, producing MSASRFDRVREMPLYDQVPVGPGWRDTELPPLPPPPLLHVTVPAVSLDPFPPPPLPEQPAVGPESFYPSSDEEPAEGDCEAMDIKPVRRFIPDSVKNLFNSGSRSSKGWPVTSSTQPHSPAPSANKNTTCHTTTGVPCSPPNSAPPSPSLPGSYRDPYGVCLKLWRHEAARMRKEVLAQEMKTTGSSIPLSVLDSASRASETTPLPTIQPDIMNAPNNTGSAPLMAAEPEILRGHIPSGYIPKPVIIADYVAKYPSILSDEERDQYKAVFNDQYAEYRELHAEVQIMAKKFEEMNEMMQNLPSRPSSQMEKERISSILSEYERKKADPTYLEKRERCEYLKSKLSHIKQKIQEYNNTMD from the exons ATGTCCGCATCTAGGTTTGACCGTGTGAGGGAAATGCCTCTCTATGACCAGGTCCCAGTGGGTCCTGGATGGAGGGACACTGAACTGCCCCCTCTCCCACCCCCACCACTACTACATGTGACTGTGCCAGCAGTCAGCTTAGATCCCTTCCCCCCTCCTCCCCTACCTGAGCAGCCAGCTGTGGGGCCTGAATCTTTCTATCCCTCCAGTGATGAGGAACCAGCTGAGGGGGACTGTGAAGCAATGGACATCAAGCCAGTTCGTCGCTTTATTCCCGATTCTGTCAAAAACCTTTTCAACAGTGGGAGCCGAAGCAGCAAAGGGTGGCCTGTTACTTCTTCTACACAGCCTCACTCCCCTGCCCCATCAGCCAATAAGAATACCACCTGCCACACCACAACAGGAGTCCCCTGCTCACCACCCAACTCTGCCCCTCCATCTCCTTCGCTTCCTGGCTCCTATCGGGACCCCTACG GAGTTTGTCTGAAGCTGTGGAGGCACGAAGCAGCCAGGATGAGAAAGGAGGTGCTGGCACAGGAG ATGAAAACCACTGGATCATCCATCCCACTGTCTGTA CTGGATTCAGCCTCAAGAGCCTCAGAGACGACACCTCTTCCTACCATTCAGCCTGACATTATGAATGCTCCAAACAATACTGGATCTGCTCCTCTCAtggcagcagaaccagagaTTCTTCGAGGTCACATACCATCTGGATATATTCCCAAACCTGTCATCATAGCAGATTATGTTGC AAAGTATCCCAGCATCCTGTCGGATGAGGAGAGGGATCAGTATAAGGCCGTCTTCAATGACCAGTATGCTGAATACAGAGAGCTTCATGCTGAAGTCCAGATCATGGCTAAGAAGTTTGAAGAGATGAATGAGATGATGCAGAATCTCCCCTCGAGGCCCTCAAGTCAAATG gagAAAGAACGGATTAGTAGCATCTTATCAGAATATGAAAGGAAGAAAGCT GACCCAACTTATTTGGAAAAAAGGGAGCGTTGTGAGTACTTAAAAAGCAAGCTGTCCCACATCAAACAGAAGATTCAGGAGTACAACAATACCATGGACTAG
- the marveld2b gene encoding MARVEL domain-containing protein 2b isoform X1, with product MSASRFDRVREMPLYDQVPVGPGWRDTELPPLPPPPLLHVTVPAVSLDPFPPPPLPEQPAVGPESFYPSSDEEPAEGDCEAMDIKPVRRFIPDSVKNLFNSGSRSSKGWPVTSSTQPHSPAPSANKNTTCHTTTGVPCSPPNSAPPSPSLPGSYRDPYGGSGWGYTSQKEKDGLMLGAEAMDLGSAVHSNFSAQTYQERVEEYHQRYAYMKSWAGLLRILGCVQLLLGAAVFACVCAYVHKDNEWFNMYGYSQPQMYGGLGGGASAYGNGGSIYTGPKTPFVLVVAGIAWIVTVILVVLGMTLYYRAILLDSSWWPLTECSINFVLAVLYMAAGIVYVRDTTRGGLCYMPIFNNGVNGAFCRTEAGQTAAIVFLFLTMVLYFISAGVCLKLWRHEAARMRKEVLAQEMKTTGSSIPLSVLDSASRASETTPLPTIQPDIMNAPNNTGSAPLMAAEPEILRGHIPSGYIPKPVIIADYVAKYPSILSDEERDQYKAVFNDQYAEYRELHAEVQIMAKKFEEMNEMMQNLPSRPSSQMEKERISSILSEYERKKADPTYLEKRERCEYLKSKLSHIKQKIQEYNNTMD from the exons ATGTCCGCATCTAGGTTTGACCGTGTGAGGGAAATGCCTCTCTATGACCAGGTCCCAGTGGGTCCTGGATGGAGGGACACTGAACTGCCCCCTCTCCCACCCCCACCACTACTACATGTGACTGTGCCAGCAGTCAGCTTAGATCCCTTCCCCCCTCCTCCCCTACCTGAGCAGCCAGCTGTGGGGCCTGAATCTTTCTATCCCTCCAGTGATGAGGAACCAGCTGAGGGGGACTGTGAAGCAATGGACATCAAGCCAGTTCGTCGCTTTATTCCCGATTCTGTCAAAAACCTTTTCAACAGTGGGAGCCGAAGCAGCAAAGGGTGGCCTGTTACTTCTTCTACACAGCCTCACTCCCCTGCCCCATCAGCCAATAAGAATACCACCTGCCACACCACAACAGGAGTCCCCTGCTCACCACCCAACTCTGCCCCTCCATCTCCTTCGCTTCCTGGCTCCTATCGGGACCCCTACGGTGGGTCAGGGTGGGGTTATACCTCTCAAAAGGAGAAAGATGGATTGATGCTGGGTGCTGAAGCTATGGACTTGGGTTCTGCAGTGCACAGTAATTTCTCAGCCCAGACCTACCAGGAGCGGGTGGAGGAGTACCATCAGCGCTATGCCTACATGAAGTCTTGGGCTGGCCTACTCAGGATCCTGGGTTGTGTGCAGTTGCTACTTGGAGCtgctgtgtttgcatgtgtcTGTGCTTATGTGCACAAGGATAATGAATGGTTTAATATGTATGGATACTCCCAGCCACAGATGTATGGAGGACTTGGTGGAGGGGCTTCAGCATATGGAAATGGGGGAAGTATCTACACAGGTCCCAAAACGCCTTTTGTTCTTGTAGTGGCAGGGATCGCATGGATAGTGACTGTAATCCTTGTTGTTCTTGGAATGACTCTGTACTACAGAGCCATTCTTCTTGATTCCTCTTGGTGGCCACTGACAGAGTGCTCTATCAACTTTGTATTGGCAGTGCTGTATATGGCAGCAGGTATAGTGTATGTAAGAGACACAACCAGAGGAGGACTATGCTACATGCCCATCTTCAATAATGGAGTCAATGGTGCATTTTGTCGCACAGAGGCTGGCCAAACAGCAGCCATAGTCTTCCTGTTCCTCACCATGGTGCTCTACTTTATCAGTGCAGGAGTTTGTCTGAAGCTGTGGAGGCACGAAGCAGCCAGGATGAGAAAGGAGGTGCTGGCACAGGAG ATGAAAACCACTGGATCATCCATCCCACTGTCTGTA CTGGATTCAGCCTCAAGAGCCTCAGAGACGACACCTCTTCCTACCATTCAGCCTGACATTATGAATGCTCCAAACAATACTGGATCTGCTCCTCTCAtggcagcagaaccagagaTTCTTCGAGGTCACATACCATCTGGATATATTCCCAAACCTGTCATCATAGCAGATTATGTTGC AAAGTATCCCAGCATCCTGTCGGATGAGGAGAGGGATCAGTATAAGGCCGTCTTCAATGACCAGTATGCTGAATACAGAGAGCTTCATGCTGAAGTCCAGATCATGGCTAAGAAGTTTGAAGAGATGAATGAGATGATGCAGAATCTCCCCTCGAGGCCCTCAAGTCAAATG gagAAAGAACGGATTAGTAGCATCTTATCAGAATATGAAAGGAAGAAAGCT GACCCAACTTATTTGGAAAAAAGGGAGCGTTGTGAGTACTTAAAAAGCAAGCTGTCCCACATCAAACAGAAGATTCAGGAGTACAACAATACCATGGACTAG